One Tolypothrix bouteillei VB521301 DNA window includes the following coding sequences:
- a CDS encoding CHAP domain-containing protein, whose product MTESYEEKRALLAKVALQEGQLKLRGDENKAGLEIEKYLNVFRNAFNRIDSTTKYSDKTIGFDWCCAFVYYCCLQAGFSFPVKPIASHRSTLGIVRVWYDWASLPENQFYYSANTAGFKALPGDIVLFNCLLENVELDHIGIVVDVKSQGVVSAEGNVMNQSGIFYRHGGKNIQGYIRLSKF is encoded by the coding sequence ATGACGGAAAGTTATGAGGAAAAACGAGCATTGCTTGCTAAAGTAGCTCTTCAGGAGGGACAACTCAAATTACGAGGAGATGAAAACAAAGCAGGGTTAGAGATTGAAAAATATCTTAATGTCTTCCGAAATGCCTTTAACAGGATTGATAGCACAACAAAATACTCTGATAAAACTATTGGATTTGATTGGTGCTGTGCTTTTGTTTACTATTGCTGTCTTCAAGCAGGATTTTCATTTCCTGTAAAACCGATCGCATCCCACCGTTCAACGTTAGGAATTGTGAGAGTTTGGTATGATTGGGCAAGCTTACCCGAGAATCAGTTCTATTATTCAGCTAACACTGCTGGTTTTAAAGCACTACCAGGTGACATTGTTTTGTTTAATTGCTTGCTTGAGAACGTAGAGCTAGACCATATAGGTATTGTGGTAGACGTTAAATCACAAGGGGTGGTTTCAGCCGAAGGCAATGTCATGAACCAATCGGGAATTTTCTACCGACATGGGGGCAAAAACATTCAGGGTTACATTCGCTTGAGCAAGTTCTAA
- a CDS encoding GNAT family N-acetyltransferase codes for MQIREDDLTGKKIVEFLQEHLENMYEITPPESVHALDLEALRSPDITFWSAWEGSELLGCGALKELDSTSGEVKSMRTTKAYRNQGVASKILEHIIQEAKQRAYDCLYLETGSSPEFAPARALYIKYGFEYRGPFVGYTDDPNSVFMTKKL; via the coding sequence TTGCAAATTCGCGAAGATGATTTGACAGGTAAAAAGATTGTTGAGTTTCTCCAAGAACATCTCGAAAATATGTATGAGATTACGCCACCTGAAAGCGTTCATGCTCTTGATTTAGAGGCATTGAGATCTCCAGATATTACTTTCTGGTCGGCTTGGGAAGGATCGGAATTACTCGGATGTGGGGCGCTCAAAGAACTAGACTCAACAAGCGGTGAAGTCAAATCCATGCGTACTACCAAAGCTTACCGCAATCAAGGTGTCGCCTCAAAGATTCTCGAACACATCATTCAAGAAGCCAAACAGCGTGCTTACGATTGCCTGTATTTGGAAACAGGGTCTTCGCCTGAGTTTGCTCCCGCAAGAGCTTTGTACATAAAATACGGGTTTGAGTATCGAGGTCCTTTCGTTGGATATACTGACGATCCAAATAGCGTGTTTATGACAAAAAAGCTTTAG
- a CDS encoding Tab2/Atab2 family RNA-binding protein has product MKIWQADFYRCPQPDASGQVLWYVLICDLHRDFEYEATCPQAQANSSWVASQLQQAAGEKLPNVIQVFRPQSLSILEQAGKSLGITVEATRHTLALKQWLQQKQYPVVLDKPPPAPLPENLWGEQWRFASLVAGEIVDAFSDRPIPVLEMPEHLQPLNLGLASTVPIPGVVIYGGRQSMRLARWLQQANPISLNYIAGTPDGLVLEAGLVDRWVVATFEDKEVTNAARVFTQRKQQSRGLHFLVVQPDDSGVTYTGFWLLREE; this is encoded by the coding sequence ATGAAAATTTGGCAAGCTGATTTCTACCGATGTCCCCAGCCAGATGCATCCGGACAAGTTTTATGGTATGTGCTGATTTGCGATTTGCATCGCGACTTTGAATATGAAGCCACTTGTCCGCAAGCACAAGCAAACTCGAGTTGGGTTGCTTCTCAACTTCAGCAAGCAGCCGGAGAAAAACTGCCAAACGTCATTCAAGTTTTTCGCCCCCAATCTCTCAGCATACTCGAACAAGCGGGAAAGAGTTTGGGGATTACAGTAGAAGCAACTCGCCACACTCTTGCATTAAAACAGTGGTTGCAACAAAAGCAGTATCCTGTAGTTTTGGACAAACCACCTCCCGCACCATTACCAGAAAATTTATGGGGAGAACAATGGCGTTTTGCATCACTCGTTGCAGGTGAAATCGTAGATGCATTTAGCGATCGTCCCATCCCCGTTTTAGAAATGCCAGAGCATTTACAACCCCTCAATTTAGGTTTGGCATCAACAGTACCCATTCCTGGCGTGGTTATCTATGGTGGACGACAATCCATGCGTTTAGCACGGTGGTTGCAACAAGCCAATCCCATAAGCTTGAATTACATTGCTGGTACACCTGATGGATTGGTGTTAGAAGCTGGTTTAGTCGATCGGTGGGTTGTTGCTACATTTGAAGATAAAGAAGTTACAAACGCAGCTAGAGTTTTTACGCAACGGAAGCAACAAAGTCGAGGACTGCATTTTTTAGTTGTGCAACCTGATGATTCTGGTGTGACTTACACGGGTTTTTGGTTGTTGCGGGAAGAATAG
- a CDS encoding tetratricopeptide repeat protein, producing MVHRRLFQATGLFAILLLFGCNDTKSPGVYSNQAVKEVNVSQLLTEVNHNQQAEDYFHQGNSWFNAQRYKDAIAAYDKAILIKPESAQAWNNRGNAFNSLHQYREAIASYNKAIAIQPNKHEAWFNKGNVLSALKRYKEAIASYDKAIAIKPDKHEAWINKGIALTKLQRYKEAIASYDRAIAIQPNQHEAYYNKACAYALQSNAKLALENLQKAVNLYPGKYKKLAKTDPDFNKIRSDKQYQAFIQ from the coding sequence ATGGTTCATAGGCGCTTGTTTCAAGCAACTGGCTTGTTCGCAATTTTATTGTTGTTTGGTTGTAATGATACAAAATCACCAGGAGTATATAGCAACCAAGCCGTAAAAGAAGTTAATGTTTCCCAACTGCTAACGGAAGTAAACCACAATCAACAGGCAGAAGATTATTTTCATCAAGGCAATAGTTGGTTTAACGCGCAACGCTACAAAGATGCGATCGCAGCTTACGACAAAGCGATATTGATTAAACCGGAAAGTGCTCAAGCTTGGAATAACAGAGGTAATGCCTTCAACTCTTTGCACCAGTATCGAGAAGCCATAGCATCTTACAACAAAGCAATTGCTATCCAACCTAACAAACATGAAGCATGGTTCAATAAAGGCAATGTCCTCAGTGCTTTGAAGCGATATAAAGAAGCCATAGCATCCTACGATAAAGCAATTGCCATCAAACCAGACAAACATGAAGCATGGATCAACAAAGGCATAGCTCTAACAAAACTGCAACGCTACAAAGAAGCCATAGCATCCTACGATCGAGCGATTGCAATTCAGCCAAACCAGCACGAAGCTTACTATAACAAAGCTTGTGCTTACGCTTTGCAAAGTAATGCTAAACTAGCTTTGGAAAACTTGCAAAAAGCTGTCAATCTTTATCCTGGGAAGTATAAAAAATTAGCAAAAACTGACCCGGATTTTAACAAGATTCGCAGCGATAAGCAGTACCAAGCATTTATCCAGTAG
- a CDS encoding pentapeptide repeat-containing protein: protein MSIESNSNSSKAHSQDSHLEDILQPDDFDDGRAENPLFPSELATQQALAAISSQQSPQRISTLQQLRSAVSGRTPSHVAVKPRALLLILVAIAIVIIGIAINNSIVGACGILIALLLSLAVLLPAVEMAIKQWFSAQERAIFVAFLGVMAAIIGTVKFSGFGERLLNWGRKINWEASGTLAEWFGALGQILIAIIAVYVAWRQYVISKDLTIQQNFLTIQQNIITQQQTIDSYFQGISDLVLDEEGLLEDWPQERAIAEGRTAAILSSVDGSGKAKILRFLSRSRLLTPLKRDRRLGRPILNGVGGYAEDRLEGVRVIDLGVMLAGADLAGTDLRWTDLSEVNFVRADLSNCDLVKANLSRTILYETNLIGADLNGTRLFYGSVEKASPRSRTEPPDYETGEYTGAVVENADFTDAQRMAESARYYCCAWGGEKTRNTIPGGCEGIPNKLGR, encoded by the coding sequence ATGTCGATTGAATCAAACTCCAACTCATCTAAAGCCCACTCACAAGACTCCCACTTAGAAGACATCTTACAGCCAGATGATTTTGATGATGGGAGAGCTGAAAATCCCTTGTTCCCCAGTGAACTTGCTACCCAGCAGGCTCTAGCCGCAATTTCATCCCAACAATCCCCGCAAAGAATATCTACGCTGCAACAGTTACGTTCCGCTGTCAGCGGACGCACTCCGAGCCATGTAGCAGTAAAACCCAGAGCCCTGTTGCTTATACTCGTCGCGATCGCGATCGTAATTATTGGAATTGCCATCAACAACTCAATTGTTGGTGCGTGCGGAATCCTGATAGCTCTACTTCTATCCCTAGCGGTGCTGTTACCTGCAGTAGAAATGGCGATCAAACAGTGGTTTTCAGCACAAGAGCGAGCCATATTTGTTGCATTTTTGGGAGTGATGGCAGCCATAATTGGTACAGTCAAGTTTAGCGGTTTTGGGGAGCGACTTCTCAATTGGGGACGCAAAATTAACTGGGAGGCTTCTGGGACACTCGCAGAGTGGTTTGGTGCGTTGGGACAAATTCTCATCGCTATTATCGCGGTATATGTTGCTTGGCGACAGTACGTAATTTCTAAAGACCTAACGATTCAGCAAAACTTTCTCACCATTCAGCAAAATATCATTACCCAACAGCAGACAATTGACTCATATTTCCAAGGCATTTCTGACTTAGTATTGGATGAAGAAGGATTATTAGAAGATTGGCCACAAGAAAGAGCGATCGCAGAAGGTAGAACTGCTGCTATTTTAAGTAGTGTTGATGGAAGCGGTAAAGCAAAAATCCTGCGCTTTCTCTCACGGTCTAGACTGTTGACACCTCTGAAACGCGATCGTCGATTGGGTAGACCGATTCTAAATGGCGTTGGTGGTTATGCTGAAGACCGACTTGAGGGCGTGCGCGTTATTGATTTGGGCGTCATGCTAGCAGGAGCAGACCTTGCTGGGACCGATTTGCGGTGGACTGACTTATCTGAAGTCAATTTTGTGCGTGCTGACCTCAGTAATTGCGATTTGGTAAAAGCCAACCTATCCCGCACTATCTTATATGAAACAAATCTGATTGGTGCTGACCTCAACGGGACTCGCTTGTTCTACGGTTCTGTAGAGAAAGCATCACCGCGCAGCCGTACCGAACCACCCGATTATGAAACTGGCGAATATACTGGTGCTGTTGTAGAAAATGCTGATTTCACCGATGCTCAAAGGATGGCTGAATCTGCACGATACTATTGCTGCGCCTGGGGCGGTGAAAAAACAAGAAACACAATTCCCGGTGGTTGCGAAGGAATTCCAAATAAATTGGGGAGATGA
- the map gene encoding type I methionyl aminopeptidase, with the protein MNNSKTIVLLSSRELEKMRKAGRLAAELLRHLEPMVKPGVSTLELNDEAERWTQAHGAKSAPLGYKGYPKSICTSINEVVCHGIPSAKQILRDGDIINIDVTLIVDGYHGDTSETFLVGTPSPMAKKLVEVTRECRRRGIKEVKPGAYIGDIGAAIQEYAESQGFSVVRDFVGHGISNIFHTAPEIPHYGTRGKGKRLRQGMVFTIEPMINEGTWEVEVLSDGWTALTRDRKLSAQCEHTLAVTEDGVEILTLPEGEVFS; encoded by the coding sequence ATGAACAACAGCAAAACAATTGTTTTATTATCTAGCCGAGAACTAGAAAAAATGCGGAAGGCTGGGCGCTTAGCAGCCGAACTGTTGCGTCACCTCGAACCAATGGTTAAACCGGGGGTTAGCACTTTAGAGCTAAACGACGAAGCAGAACGTTGGACGCAAGCTCATGGAGCAAAAAGCGCCCCCCTGGGTTATAAAGGTTATCCCAAATCTATATGTACGAGTATTAATGAAGTGGTTTGTCATGGTATTCCCAGTGCCAAGCAAATTCTTCGCGATGGTGACATCATTAATATTGATGTGACGCTCATTGTCGATGGTTACCACGGAGATACATCTGAGACATTTTTGGTCGGTACACCTTCCCCCATGGCTAAAAAGTTAGTAGAGGTGACAAGAGAGTGCCGTCGCCGAGGTATAAAGGAAGTTAAACCGGGGGCGTACATCGGAGATATTGGGGCTGCTATTCAAGAGTATGCAGAATCACAGGGTTTTTCTGTGGTGCGAGACTTTGTAGGACACGGTATCAGTAACATTTTTCATACCGCACCGGAGATTCCTCATTACGGGACTCGTGGAAAAGGAAAACGTCTCAGACAGGGTATGGTTTTTACAATCGAACCCATGATTAACGAAGGAACTTGGGAAGTGGAAGTTTTAAGCGATGGTTGGACAGCACTGACACGCGATCGCAAACTTAGCGCTCAATGCGAGCATACTTTGGCTGTGACAGAAGACGGTGTTGAAATTCTCACTTTACCGGAAGGGGAAGTTTTTTCTTAA
- the argB gene encoding acetylglutamate kinase yields the protein MTVSQTEYIKQDAATRVQVLSEALPYIQQFIGRTIVVKYGGAAMKDSNLKDKVIRDIVFLSCVGLRPILVHGGGPEINSWLDKLGIEAQFKNGLRVTDAPTMDVVEMVLVGRVNKEIVALINQAGGSAVGLCGKDGNLIKARPQGDEGIGFVGEVNNVNIKILETLVNNGYIPVVSSVAADETGQPYNINADTVAGEIAAALGAEKLILLTDTRGILKDYKDPSTLIPKVDIQEARELIAMDVVSGGMIPKVNCCVRSLAQGVKAAHIIDGRIPHSLLLEIFTDVGIGTMIVGSHLQMSG from the coding sequence ATGACAGTCAGCCAAACTGAGTATATTAAGCAAGATGCAGCCACCCGCGTACAAGTGCTAAGCGAAGCACTACCCTACATTCAACAATTTATCGGTCGCACCATTGTTGTTAAATATGGTGGTGCAGCTATGAAAGACAGCAATCTCAAAGATAAAGTGATTCGCGACATAGTCTTTTTATCTTGTGTGGGTTTGCGACCCATTTTGGTACATGGTGGAGGACCGGAGATCAACAGTTGGCTGGATAAACTGGGAATCGAGGCTCAATTTAAAAATGGTTTGCGAGTGACAGACGCTCCCACAATGGATGTTGTGGAGATGGTGTTAGTCGGTCGAGTTAATAAAGAAATTGTCGCTTTAATCAATCAAGCAGGTGGTTCAGCTGTGGGGTTGTGCGGCAAAGATGGTAATTTAATCAAAGCACGTCCTCAAGGTGATGAAGGCATTGGCTTTGTGGGAGAAGTGAACAATGTTAATATAAAAATCTTGGAAACACTCGTTAACAATGGCTATATCCCGGTAGTGTCTAGCGTTGCAGCAGACGAAACAGGACAGCCATATAACATTAACGCCGATACTGTAGCAGGAGAGATCGCAGCTGCATTGGGCGCAGAAAAGTTAATATTGCTAACTGATACGCGAGGGATTTTGAAAGATTACAAAGATCCTTCTACCCTGATTCCGAAAGTGGACATTCAAGAAGCTAGAGAACTCATCGCAATGGATGTAGTCAGTGGTGGAATGATCCCAAAAGTCAATTGCTGCGTCCGTTCTCTCGCACAAGGAGTGAAAGCAGCACATATAATTGATGGTCGCATTCCCCACTCATTACTCCTGGAAATTTTTACTGATGTTGGTATCGGTACTATGATCGTTGGTTCTCACCTTCAAATGAGCGGCTAA
- a CDS encoding shikimate kinase: MTNNLLKGVNLYLIGMMGAGKSTVGQVLAQHLGYGFVDIDTVIETAGGKTITQLFQDEGESGFRQLETEVLAQVCSFTKLAIATGGGIVLRQQNWSYLHHGLIVWLDVPVEILYARLAEDTTRPLLQNSDLQGKLRSLLEQRQHLYSQADLRITVSEGETPEQIAIRVLNEIPSVLKPTEG, translated from the coding sequence ATGACAAATAACTTATTAAAAGGAGTCAACCTATACCTGATTGGTATGATGGGGGCGGGGAAATCTACTGTAGGACAAGTACTGGCGCAACATTTGGGCTACGGATTTGTGGATATCGACACCGTCATTGAGACCGCAGGTGGTAAAACCATAACTCAGCTGTTTCAAGATGAAGGAGAATCCGGGTTTCGCCAATTGGAAACTGAGGTTTTGGCGCAAGTGTGTTCTTTCACTAAGCTTGCGATCGCAACAGGTGGAGGTATTGTCTTAAGACAGCAAAACTGGAGTTACCTTCACCATGGTTTAATTGTCTGGTTGGATGTACCTGTCGAAATTCTCTACGCCCGTTTGGCGGAGGATACGACTAGACCCCTTTTACAGAATAGCGATCTCCAAGGGAAACTGCGATCGCTCCTCGAACAAAGACAACATCTTTACTCACAAGCTGATTTGAGAATTACTGTCAGTGAAGGAGAAACACCAGAGCAAATTGCTATACGAGTCTTAAATGAGATTCCCAGTGTTTTAAAACCAACAGAAGGGTGA
- a CDS encoding NB-ARC domain-containing protein: MTFHSSSQIEEEFIEAKNVWELEKLYVDLGLVKGKSLTPVEKKFLRGLLCGFSPAEIANTVYQSRSSSTVRVYLSNGLYKYIEEMLTNQAGHFIKVKNWSRVTQLLEKAGYKKARVPSSPIGSQPEINTKQEIASIDIRSAPIEDWGEAPDVSLFYGRRTEVSQLEQWIDGERCRLVMILGMSGVGKTAFSVKLAEHLKEKFEYVIWRSLHLNPSPDTLLNQLLRILSPEREIKPTETLEIRISQLLDCLRSSRCLIVLDNFDSILYSRYININEPSLSRAIAPFNKDHSLDYLLPHISYCQGYEIYGEILRRVGDSQHQSCLVVTSREKPQEISVLEGKLLPVRCFKLTGLSYGESKNILQAKGLMTSQEEECKTLINLYAGNPLFIKLVATAIEELFDGSINSFLEQDTVVFGDIRAILDRQFNRLSDLEKLIMYWLALSQDFVSVRKLQRELVPRVSQRLILEAIELLQKRSLIEKKAASFSQIPVLMEYIGERLIEENLQTFGETGDLLLMNYTILENQIKNYIRELRLKSQSLE, translated from the coding sequence ATGACCTTTCACAGTTCAAGTCAGATAGAAGAAGAATTTATAGAAGCTAAAAATGTTTGGGAACTCGAAAAGCTTTATGTAGATTTAGGTTTGGTGAAAGGAAAATCCCTAACACCCGTTGAAAAAAAATTCTTGAGAGGTTTACTTTGCGGTTTTAGTCCCGCAGAAATCGCCAATACCGTGTATCAAAGTCGTAGTAGCAGTACTGTTAGAGTGTATCTTTCCAATGGTTTGTATAAGTATATAGAGGAAATGCTGACCAACCAAGCAGGACACTTCATTAAAGTAAAAAATTGGAGCCGTGTCACTCAATTGCTAGAAAAAGCAGGTTATAAAAAAGCACGGGTTCCATCGAGTCCTATTGGTAGTCAACCAGAAATAAATACAAAACAAGAGATTGCTTCTATAGATATAAGGTCAGCACCCATAGAAGATTGGGGTGAAGCGCCTGATGTGAGTTTGTTCTATGGAAGGAGAACAGAAGTTTCTCAACTCGAGCAATGGATTGATGGAGAACGCTGTCGTTTAGTGATGATTTTGGGTATGTCTGGCGTTGGAAAAACAGCTTTTTCTGTCAAGCTAGCAGAACACTTGAAGGAGAAGTTTGAATATGTAATTTGGCGATCGCTACATCTCAATCCATCTCCTGACACTCTCCTCAATCAACTCCTACGAATTTTATCACCCGAGCGAGAAATCAAACCTACAGAAACCTTAGAAATACGTATTTCTCAATTGCTCGATTGTTTGCGTTCTTCTCGATGTCTCATTGTCTTAGATAATTTTGATTCTATTTTATACAGTCGATATATCAATATTAACGAGCCATCTCTTTCAAGAGCGATCGCTCCATTCAATAAAGACCATTCTTTAGACTATCTTCTACCTCATATTAGTTATTGTCAGGGATACGAGATTTATGGAGAAATTCTCAGAAGAGTAGGAGACTCCCAGCATCAAAGCTGTTTGGTTGTCACCAGTCGAGAAAAACCCCAAGAAATTTCAGTGCTTGAAGGAAAATTGTTACCTGTTCGTTGCTTCAAATTAACAGGCTTAAGTTATGGAGAGAGCAAGAATATACTCCAAGCTAAAGGTTTAATGACTTCCCAAGAGGAAGAATGCAAAACTTTAATCAATTTGTATGCAGGTAATCCCTTATTTATTAAATTAGTTGCAACAGCAATTGAAGAATTATTTGATGGTAGTATCAACAGTTTTTTAGAACAGGATACAGTCGTTTTTGGAGATATTCGCGCTATTTTAGATAGACAATTTAATCGTTTGTCTGACTTGGAAAAGTTGATTATGTATTGGTTGGCTTTAAGCCAAGACTTTGTGTCAGTTCGTAAGTTGCAGAGAGAGCTTGTTCCTCGCGTGTCTCAGAGATTAATTCTAGAAGCTATCGAGTTATTGCAGAAACGTTCTTTGATTGAAAAAAAAGCGGCGAGTTTTTCTCAAATTCCTGTCTTGATGGAATATATTGGCGAACGATTAATTGAGGAAAATTTACAAACCTTTGGGGAAACAGGAGATCTTCTGCTAATGAATTATACAATCTTGGAGAACCAAATAAAAAACTACATTCGAGAACTGCGTCTAAAATCTCAATCTTTAGAGTAA
- a CDS encoding flavin prenyltransferase UbiX translates to MSNPTKPLIIGVTGASGLIYTVRALKFLLEADFEIELVASKSTYMVWQSEQNIRMPVEALQQEQFWRQQALVAQSGKLHCHHWSDVGANIASGSFRTQGMIVIPCSMSTVAKLAAGMSSDLLERAADVQLKEGRKLVVVPRETPLSLIHLRNLTALAEVGVRIVPAIPAWYHKPQTIEDLVDFVVARALDQLDIDCIPIQRWQGH, encoded by the coding sequence GTGTCAAACCCTACAAAACCTCTCATAATAGGCGTAACAGGAGCATCCGGTCTAATTTATACTGTTCGTGCTCTAAAATTTTTGCTCGAAGCTGACTTTGAAATTGAATTAGTGGCTTCCAAATCAACTTACATGGTTTGGCAATCCGAGCAAAATATTCGCATGCCAGTAGAAGCCCTTCAGCAAGAACAATTTTGGCGACAGCAAGCCCTTGTCGCACAATCCGGGAAATTGCACTGTCATCATTGGAGTGATGTCGGCGCTAACATTGCTAGTGGTTCGTTTCGCACTCAAGGAATGATCGTTATTCCCTGTAGCATGAGTACTGTAGCAAAGCTAGCGGCTGGTATGAGTTCAGATTTATTGGAACGTGCGGCGGATGTCCAACTTAAAGAAGGTCGGAAACTGGTTGTTGTTCCGCGTGAAACTCCTTTGAGTTTGATTCACCTACGTAACTTAACAGCTTTAGCAGAAGTTGGCGTCAGAATTGTTCCTGCTATTCCCGCTTGGTATCACAAGCCCCAAACTATCGAAGATTTAGTTGACTTTGTTGTCGCCCGTGCTTTGGATCAGCTAGATATTGACTGCATCCCAATTCAACGGTGGCAAGGTCATTAA
- a CDS encoding ribonuclease R family protein: protein MEFSIATLLANFTDDKLVARKLLEKKLGCEDEPSLERLHIALEVLERIGILAKERGKYRRISEEGVIEAKLRCSSKGFCFAIQDVEGAEDIYIRESHLSNAWNGDRVLVKVLKEGSRRRSPEGEVKLILERSNHTLLARIKQVEGGYRAVPLDDRLLFELKLLINNNQLEQAIDHLAHVEVLRYPLAQYPPLGRVVQILGSDAEAAADIDLVTCKHDLARSFPDPIQEAASKLPKKLLKADLKNRLDLRQKFAFSIVPNNGDSKFVENAFSLEKNNEGNWRLGFHIADATHYIQPEEILDREALKRGRSVYLGNLVLPMFPEVVGERCSLLPGVDRLALSFLITIDAQSGEIEDWEIQPTVVKVDTSLSESEAETILANKSTKTNSGTVQIVQELETVRQLLKKVRLNRGCLQLNLPPNQNPYCDEGTLGCAVTNDLPVRALLTEYTLLVNQLIATHLNALGVPAIWRVQGAPDPEDVQEMLKLAMNLGVELSLEPEVEIQPLDYQQLTRVFAESSSEQVLTYLLQDTLKQATYSTTKGAHFGLALPEYTHFTSPLRRYPDLVMQRVFYALIEHGRDRRNTRVKDRVNLRHSSSHGEINWNVLPPELQSELQSELMRIIVQLNDREKEVQEAETDLAGLQRASLMKQRIGEVFTGVITGVQSYGFFVEIEVPPTESESGNTRVPLRVEGLVHVSSLKDDWYEYRARQQALFGRKNRASYRLGDRVAVQVKSVDYYRQQIDLVTVGSDGAVMGKDMNGEDPGMYMRHDDLEPDDLDPYADDE, encoded by the coding sequence ATGGAATTTTCAATCGCTACACTTCTCGCCAATTTTACTGATGATAAATTGGTCGCTCGTAAACTGTTAGAAAAGAAACTTGGTTGCGAAGATGAACCCAGTTTAGAAAGACTTCACATCGCCTTGGAAGTACTTGAAAGAATTGGGATTTTGGCCAAAGAACGAGGTAAGTACCGCCGTATCTCGGAAGAGGGGGTGATTGAAGCCAAACTTCGCTGTTCCAGCAAAGGTTTTTGTTTTGCGATTCAGGATGTAGAAGGCGCAGAAGACATCTACATTCGTGAAAGTCATCTGAGCAATGCTTGGAATGGCGATCGCGTTTTGGTCAAAGTTCTTAAAGAAGGTAGTCGGAGGCGATCGCCAGAAGGAGAAGTTAAGCTCATCCTAGAACGGTCAAATCACACTTTATTAGCACGGATCAAGCAGGTAGAAGGGGGCTACCGCGCCGTACCTTTAGACGATAGATTGCTTTTTGAACTGAAACTGCTCATCAATAACAATCAACTCGAACAAGCCATCGATCACCTGGCTCATGTAGAGGTTTTGCGTTATCCGTTAGCCCAATATCCACCTTTGGGTAGAGTCGTACAAATTTTGGGTAGCGATGCGGAAGCAGCAGCCGACATAGATTTAGTCACCTGCAAACACGATCTGGCTCGTAGTTTTCCAGACCCCATTCAGGAAGCAGCCTCAAAATTACCTAAAAAGCTGCTGAAAGCAGATTTAAAAAATCGTTTGGACTTGCGCCAAAAGTTTGCATTTAGCATAGTTCCCAATAATGGTGATTCCAAATTTGTAGAAAACGCCTTTTCTCTGGAAAAAAATAATGAGGGCAATTGGCGATTGGGCTTTCACATTGCCGATGCTACCCATTACATTCAACCAGAAGAAATTCTTGACCGGGAAGCACTCAAGCGCGGGCGTTCGGTGTATCTTGGTAATTTAGTACTGCCCATGTTCCCAGAAGTGGTCGGCGAACGGTGTTCTTTATTACCTGGAGTTGACCGATTAGCGCTTTCTTTTCTAATTACGATTGATGCACAATCGGGAGAAATAGAAGATTGGGAAATTCAGCCTACCGTTGTTAAAGTCGATACCTCACTGAGTGAATCCGAGGCAGAAACTATTCTCGCCAACAAATCCACGAAAACAAATAGCGGTACTGTCCAAATCGTTCAAGAACTGGAAACTGTACGGCAATTATTGAAAAAGGTACGCCTCAATCGCGGTTGTTTGCAATTGAATCTACCACCCAATCAAAACCCATACTGTGATGAAGGGACTTTGGGGTGTGCGGTCACCAACGATTTACCCGTGCGAGCTTTACTCACAGAGTATACATTACTGGTAAATCAATTGATCGCAACTCATTTGAACGCTCTTGGAGTTCCTGCTATTTGGCGAGTCCAAGGTGCGCCCGATCCCGAAGATGTTCAAGAGATGCTGAAATTGGCAATGAACTTGGGCGTTGAACTGTCCCTCGAACCGGAAGTAGAAATTCAACCTCTCGATTACCAACAGCTGACTAGGGTATTTGCAGAATCGTCATCCGAGCAAGTTTTAACTTACTTATTACAAGACACTCTCAAGCAAGCTACCTACAGTACAACCAAAGGTGCTCATTTTGGTTTGGCGTTACCAGAGTATACCCATTTCACTTCTCCCTTGCGGCGTTATCCAGATTTGGTAATGCAAAGGGTCTTTTACGCATTGATCGAACACGGGCGCGATCGCCGCAACACTCGCGTGAAAGATCGGGTCAACCTTCGCCACTCATCAAGTCACGGCGAAATTAACTGGAACGTTCTTCCACCAGAATTGCAAAGTGAATTGCAAAGTGAATTGATGAGAATTATTGTTCAGCTTAACGATCGCGAAAAAGAAGTTCAAGAAGCGGAAACCGATCTGGCTGGTTTGCAAAGAGCTTCGCTGATGAAACAACGCATTGGTGAAGTTTTCACTGGTGTCATCACCGGGGTTCAATCCTACGGGTTCTTTGTAGAAATCGAAGTTCCACCCACCGAGTCAGAAAGCGGAAATACGCGAGTTCCTTTACGGGTAGAAGGGCTGGTTCACGTAAGTTCTCTCAAAGACGATTGGTATGAATATCGCGCCAGACAACAAGCGCTGTTTGGTCGCAAGAATCGGGCTTCCTACAGATTGGGCGATCGCGTAGCCGTACAGGTCAAGAGTGTTGACTATTACCGCCAACAAATTGATTTAGTGACTGTCGGTAGCGATGGTGCAGTTATGGGTAAGGATATGAATGGCGAAGATCCCGGTATGTATATGCGCCACGACGATCTTGAACCCGATGACTTAGATCCCTATGCTGATGATGAATAG